CCAAGAAGGTGCAGGAGGAAGGCGGCGAGAGCCACGAGGGGCACGACCACGGTTGATCGCCCGGTTCCGCTCCGACGCCACGGCCGGCTCCCCCGGGAGTCGGCCGTCGTCTTTTCGTGTCCGCGATCGGCGACTCAGAAGGTCACACCCAGTCCGGTGAACGTGCTCCAGTCCGTCTTCTCCACCCCGCTCGGGGCGCGCTCGTTGTGCTCCACGACGGCGCCCACCTTCAGGTCGACCTCGCCCACCACGTCGACCGCAAGGGTGAGATTGCCCGTCGCCCGCGACGCCGACACGTCGCTGAACAGCGGCTGCCAGAAGACGACGCCGTCGAGCTGGGCGTGCGGCGAGAGCTTGTAGGCCAGGTGCAGGAAGAAGGATGCCCGCCCCCGCGCCGTGTGCCCCACCTCGTCGTCGAGCCGCTCGATCTCGAGCATGGGCGTGAAGCCGACCGCCGCGAGCCCGCGCTCATCCCGCACGAAGTCGTAGCGGGGTCCGAAGCCGAAGAGCCAGCGCGACCGCAGGCGCTGGAAGGGATTGTGCTGCACCTGGGCGAAGCTGACGGTGGCCCAGGGGCCCGGCAGGTCGCGGTTGTGGCGCAGATGCCCGACCACGTTGCGCGCCGTCTCGGTGCCGCCGCTCTCCTCGTAGCTGCCGCTGGCCTGCAGCCGCCAGCGATGCGACTCGTTCTGCCACTGCACCTTGCCGCCCGATTCGAGCAGCACGCGCTCGGTGTTGCCGCCGCTGGCGGAGAACAGCGCGTCGACGCCGCCCGACCAGCCCGGTTCGGCGTTGTCGTAGCCTTCGAGGGTGTTGAGGATGACGCCGGCGTGGGCATTCGACGCCCCCACGACGAGGGCCACGGCGGCAGCGAACAGGATCCGGGCGGTCGGCATTGCAACTCCTTTTGCATTGACTGACAACGAGTTATCCTGATAGGATAGGTTCGGGCACGGTCTTTCGCCAGTTGTCCCGATCGCCGCTGGAATCGTTTCGCCGCCCACCGCGCGGCCGACAAGGGGGAATCTCGTGGGATCTCGTCTGCTCTGTTCGATCCTGTTGCTCGTTTCACTCGCCGCGACCGCACCCGCCGCCACCCTCGTCGTCGACGCGACCAGCGGCCCCTACTATTCGATCCCCGCGGCGGTGGCGGCCGCAGCGCCGGGCGACGAGATTCTCGTCTCCCCCGGCGTCTGGGACGACGGGGTCATCACCATCGGCTGCGACCTGACCCTGACCGGACAGTCCGGCTCCGGCGCCACCTTCATCGACGGCCGGGGCGCGGCGCGGGGCATCCACGTCACCGGCGGCGCGACCGCGACGATCACCGGCTTCACGATCCGCGACACGTACGCCTCTGACGGGGCCGGCATCCACGTGGACTTCGCGTCGGTGGCGACGCTCCGGGGCTGCGCCCTGATCGGCAACAACGCGAGCTACGTCGGCGGCGCCGGCTACGTCCGCCACGCGGGTTCGCAGCTGTCCTTCGTCGCCTGCGCCTTCATCGACAACTACGCGCCGCTGAATGCGGGGGGCGTGGGCATTTCGCTGGGCTCCCGCTGCGAGTTCGACGCATGCTACTTCGAGGGCAACCGCAGCATCTCCATGGCGGGTGCCATCGCCAACTTCGCCAACTCCCCCGTCTCGGTCACCAACTCGTTCTTCGTGCGGAACTCGGGCGGCGAGTGCGGGGCCATCCGGATCTACGACGCCCCGGCCGAGATCGTCGGCAACACCTTCCACGACAACAACTCCGGCGAAGGGACGTTGTACCTCAACACCAGCTACCGGGTGCTGATCACCAACAACATCTTCAGCCACGACTCGGGATTCGGGATCGGCGGCGGCGCCGACAAGCTGTACCCGTCCTGCAATCTCTACGACGGGAACGTTCGCGGCCCGAGCCAGGCCCACGCACTGACCCCGACCGAAGTGGACGGCCCGGCCCTGTTCTGCGCCCCCGAAGCCGGCATCTTCGCCCTCTGCACGAACTCGCCCGCCCTGGCCGCCAACAACGTCTGCGGCCTGATGGGCGCCAGCGACGAGACCTGTGGAGCGTGCGGCCCGGTGGCCGTCGAGGACCAGGCCTGGGGCACCGTCAAGTCCATGTTCCGCTAGCCGCGACATCGACGTCGAACACGGGGCCCGGCCGACGCCGGGCCCCGTTCCGCATCGGCGCCGCGTCCGGGCGGAAACGCTCCCGGCGGCAGCGGAGGTTTCGCCCCGGCCCCACTCCATGTATACTGCCCCGATTGCTCGCATCCCCTGGCCCCATCCGGAAGGCGCCCCCGCCCCGACCATGAAGAAGCGTCCCACTCCCCGCCCCGACCAGTCCGGCGCCCTGCCCTTTCGGCGCAAGAAGGACGGACGCCTGCGGATCTGCCTGATCCACAAGCCCGGCCAGGGCGACTGGGGCATCCCCAAGGGCCACATCGAGCGTNNNNNNNNNNNNNNNNNNNNNNNNNNNNNNNNNNNNNNNNNNNNNNNNNNNNNNNNNNNNNNNNNNNNNNNNNNNNNNNNNNNNNNNNNNNNNNNNNNNGGCGAGACCTCGGAGGAGACGGCCCTGAACGAGGCCTGGGAAGAAGCCGGGTTGCGCGGCGACATCGTCGGCGAGCCGGTGGGCACCTACGTGTACTCCAAGTGGAACGGCACCTTCGCCGTCGAGATCCACCTCATGGAGGTCACCGGCCAGGACGCCACCTGGCCCGAGGACCACATCCGGGAGCGGCATTGGGTGAAGCCCGAGGTCGCCCGCCGGCGCATGCTGGGGCGAACCTTCGAGAAGCCGGTGCGCGACGCCCTGCTGCGGCTCCTCGGAGACGGTGGCGACTAGGGCGGTCCCCGGCGGGACCACCGGCGAAACACGGCGCCCCGACCATATGGCCGGGGCGCCGTTCTTCACTGGCGTGGCGCAGCGCACGACCTACACGTTCGTGCTCTCCTCCATCCGCACCAGCTTCTCCCATTCCTCGTCCACCCACTGCTGGGTGAACTCGAGGACGTGCTCGTTGCCGGGACGGAACAGGTGCTTGAAGCGGCCCTGCTTCTTCATCCAGTCGGCGATGGGCATCTTGTCCTTGGGCCGGGCGTTGATCTTGTACTTCCCGTTCTCCACCTCGAACAGCGGCCAGTAGTTGCACTCGACCGCCTCGCGCGCGAGGTCGATGCCTAGGGCCGGGTCGAAGTGCCAACCCACCGTGCAGGGCATCAGGATGTTCAGGAAGGCCGGACCGTCCACCGCCAGGGCCTTCTCCACCTTGGTGGCGAGGTCCTTCCAGTGGTACGGCGTCGTCTGGGCCACGTACGGGATGTTGTGGGCGACCAGGATCTTCGTCAGGTCCTTGCGGAGCTGGGTCTTGCCCGAACTCTCGGAGCCCGCCGGCGCGGTCGAGGTGTGGGCGCCCACGGGCGTCGCGCTCGAACGCTGGATGCCGGTGTTCATGTACGCGTTGTTGTCGTAGCACACGTACACCATGTTGTGCCCGCGCTCCATGGCGCCGGACAGGGACTGCAGGCCGATGTCGTACGTGCCGCCGTCGCCGCCGAAGGCGATGAAGTTCATCTTCTCGCGTTCGACCGGCAGCTCGCCGGCCTTCTTCAGGGCCCGGAAGGCCGTCTCGACGCCGCTGACGGTGGCCGCACAGTTCTCGAACGCGCTGTGGATGAACGAGGTCTTCCACGCCGTGTACGGGAAGATGGTCGTGACCACCTCCATGCAGCCCGTGGCGCCGCCGACGACGGTGTCCTTGCCCGCGGTCAGCATGATCTGCCGCAGGATGTTCGAGCCGGTGCAGCCCGCGCACGCGCGGTGGCCTCCGCAGAGGAGGTCTTCGTTCTGGGTCAACTGCTTCAGGGTCGTTGCCATGGTCGTGCCTCCTTTCTAGGACCGGATGCCCAGCAGGTTGATCTGGTTCATTTCGCCGCCGGCGGCGACCTTCTGCAGGTCCTGGATCACGGTCTCGACCTGCCTGAGGTCGAAGTCGCGTCCGCCGAGGCCGTAGATGTAGCCGTGCACGGGGACCTGCAGGCCGTACATGGCGCTGCGGACCTCCATGAACAGCGGGCCGCCCTGGCCGCCGAAGCTGGCCGAGCGGTCGAGCACGCAGACGGCCTTGCGGCCGGCCAGCTTCTCCGCCACGTAGTCGACCGGGAACGGCCGGAAGGTGCGCAGCTTCAGCAGGCCCACCTTGACGCCCTTCTCGCGGTACTCGTCGATGACGTCCTTGGCCGTGCCGGCGCTGCTGCCCAGCAGGACCATGACCATCTCGGCGTCGTCCAGCATGTACTCCTCGGCGAAGCCGTAGTGGCGGCCGGTGAGGTCGCCGAACTCCCGGCTCACCTGCTCGATGACCTGCATGGCCTTCGGGTACGCGGCCAGCTGGCTGGCCTTGTGCTCGAAGTAGTAGTCGGTCAGGTCGAGGGGGCCGACGGTGATCGGGTTCTCGGGGTCGAGCAGCGTGTAGGCGTGCTTGTACTTGCCGATGAACTTGTAGGCCACGTCGTCGGGCAGGATCTTCAGCGAATCGGCCGTGTGGCTGATGATGAAGCCGTCGTAGTTCACCATCACCGGCAGGCGGACGTCCATGTGCTCGGCGATGCGCCAGGACATGACCGCGTTGTCGTAGGCCTCCTGGGCGTTCTCGGCGAACAGGTGGATCCAGCCGGCGTCGCGGCCGCCCATGCTGTCGGAGTGGTCGCAGTGGATGTTGATGTTGCCCGACAGGGCGCGGTTCACCAGGGCCATGCAGATCGGCAGCCGCAGCGAGGCCGCGATGTAGACGACCTCCCACATGAGGGCGAAGCCGGCGCTGCTGGTGGCGGTGAAGGTGCGGGCGCCGGCGGCGGCCGAACCGACCGCGGCGCTCATGGCCGAGTGCTCGCTCTCGACGAGGATCATCTCGGTCTGCGATTCGCCGTTGGCGACGAACTCGGCGTACTTGTGCATCATCTCGGTCTGGGGCGTGATCGGGAACGCCGCGGCGACGTGGGGCCTGGCCTGCTTGAAAGCGTAGGCGACGGCCTCGTTGCCGGACAGTGCCACGAGTTTCTGTTCCATGACTCTCTCTCCTTTCCGGCTCGCGCCTACTTCTCTTCGCGGACCATGTTCAGGGCCGCCCGGCCCTTCTTGGCGGGCGGGCACTCGTGGGCGCAGATGCCGCAGCCCTTGCAGTGGTCGAGGATGATGCCCTTCATCACCGGCTTGTCGCCGGAGGTGTCGACGTCGATGGCCGAGTCGGGGCAGTAGATCCAGCAGAACATGCAGTGGATGCAGTTCTGCTCGATGAACTCGGGCACGAAGGTGCGCCAGTCGC
The sequence above is a segment of the bacterium genome. Coding sequences within it:
- the porA gene encoding pyruvate ferredoxin oxidoreductase → MEQKLVALSGNEAVAYAFKQARPHVAAAFPITPQTEMMHKYAEFVANGESQTEMILVESEHSAMSAAVGSAAAGARTFTATSSAGFALMWEVVYIAASLRLPICMALVNRALSGNINIHCDHSDSMGGRDAGWIHLFAENAQEAYDNAVMSWRIAEHMDVRLPVMVNYDGFIISHTADSLKILPDDVAYKFIGKYKHAYTLLDPENPITVGPLDLTDYYFEHKASQLAAYPKAMQVIEQVSREFGDLTGRHYGFAEEYMLDDAEMVMVLLGSSAGTAKDVIDEYREKGVKVGLLKLRTFRPFPVDYVAEKLAGRKAVCVLDRSASFGGQGGPLFMEVRSAMYGLQVPVHGYIYGLGGRDFDLRQVETVIQDLQKVAAGGEMNQINLLGIRS
- a CDS encoding NUDIX domain-containing protein → GETSEETALNEAWEEAGLRGDIVGEPVGTYVYSKWNGTFAVEIHLMEVTGQDATWPEDHIRERHWVKPEVARRRMLGRTFEKPVRDALLRLLGDGGD
- a CDS encoding 4Fe-4S dicluster domain-containing protein, with protein sequence MSFLQNSELHEGGIIRDAGNAATYKTGDWRTFVPEFIEQNCIHCMFCWIYCPDSAIDVDTSGDKPVMKGIILDHCKGCGICAHECPPAKKGRAALNMVREEK
- a CDS encoding right-handed parallel beta-helix repeat-containing protein, whose product is MGSRLLCSILLLVSLAATAPAATLVVDATSGPYYSIPAAVAAAAPGDEILVSPGVWDDGVITIGCDLTLTGQSGSGATFIDGRGAARGIHVTGGATATITGFTIRDTYASDGAGIHVDFASVATLRGCALIGNNASYVGGAGYVRHAGSQLSFVACAFIDNYAPLNAGGVGISLGSRCEFDACYFEGNRSISMAGAIANFANSPVSVTNSFFVRNSGGECGAIRIYDAPAEIVGNTFHDNNSGEGTLYLNTSYRVLITNNIFSHDSGFGIGGGADKLYPSCNLYDGNVRGPSQAHALTPTEVDGPALFCAPEAGIFALCTNSPALAANNVCGLMGASDETCGACGPVAVEDQAWGTVKSMFR
- a CDS encoding DUF481 domain-containing protein, which produces MPTARILFAAAVALVVGASNAHAGVILNTLEGYDNAEPGWSGGVDALFSASGGNTERVLLESGGKVQWQNESHRWRLQASGSYEESGGTETARNVVGHLRHNRDLPGPWATVSFAQVQHNPFQRLRSRWLFGFGPRYDFVRDERGLAAVGFTPMLEIERLDDEVGHTARGRASFFLHLAYKLSPHAQLDGVVFWQPLFSDVSASRATGNLTLAVDVVGEVDLKVGAVVEHNERAPSGVEKTDWSTFTGLGVTF
- a CDS encoding pyruvate ferredoxin oxidoreductase (catalyzes the formation of acetyl-CoA from pyruvate and coenzyme A); the protein is MATTLKQLTQNEDLLCGGHRACAGCTGSNILRQIMLTAGKDTVVGGATGCMEVVTTIFPYTAWKTSFIHSAFENCAATVSGVETAFRALKKAGELPVEREKMNFIAFGGDGGTYDIGLQSLSGAMERGHNMVYVCYDNNAYMNTGIQRSSATPVGAHTSTAPAGSESSGKTQLRKDLTKILVAHNIPYVAQTTPYHWKDLATKVEKALAVDGPAFLNILMPCTVGWHFDPALGIDLAREAVECNYWPLFEVENGKYKINARPKDKMPIADWMKKQGRFKHLFRPGNEHVLEFTQQWVDEEWEKLVRMEESTNV